A stretch of DNA from Jiangella alba:
GTGCCCGAGCTGCCCGACGGCGCCGCCCGCCGCCAGGTGGTGGGCCAGGACCACGGGCTGGAGAAGGCGCTCGACAACCAGCTGATCGCGCTGGCCACCGACGCCCTCGAGCACAGCGAGCCGGTGCGCGTCCAGCTCGAGGTGCGCAACGTCAACCGCACCGTCGGCACCATGCTCGGCCACGAGGTCACCAAACGCACCTCCGGCGCCGGCCTGCCCCCCGACACCATCGACGTCACGTTCACCGGCTCGGCCGGGCAGTCGTTCGGCGCGTTCCTGCCGTCCGGCGTCACGCTGCGGCTCGAGGGCGACGTCAACGACTACCTCGCCAAGGGGCTGTCGGGCGGCCGCGTCATCGTCCGCCCCGACCGCGCCGCGCCGTTCGCCGCCGAAGAGAACATCATCGCCGGCAACGTCGCCGCCTACGGCGCCACCGGCGGCGAGCTGTACGTCCGCGGGCTCGTGGGCGAGCGGTTCTGCGTGCGCAACTCCGGCGTCACCGCCGTCGTCGAGGGGGTCGGCGACCACGCGCTGGAGTACATGACCGGCGGCACCGTCGTCATCCTCGGCCGCACCGGCCGCAACATCGCCGCCGGCATGTCCGGCGGCACGGCGTTCGTGCTCGACCTCGACACCAGCCGGGTCAACCCCGAGATGGTCGAGGTCGAGACCCCCGACGCCGGCGAGCTGGCCCGGCTGCACGGCATCATCTCGACGTACCACCACGAGACCGGCTCGGCCGTCGCCGAGGCGCTGCTGGCCGACTGGCCGGCGTCGATGGCCCGGTTCTCCCTCATCATGCCCACGGACTACAAGCGAGTGCTCGCCGCCAAGGCCGCCGCCGAGCGCGATGGACGCGATGTCGACGTCGCGATCATGGAGGCGGCGCATGGCTGACCCACGAGGCTTCCTGAAGACGCAGCGCCAGGGCGCCACGCCGCGCCCGGTCGACGAGCGGCTGCGCGACTGGAACGAGGTCTATCCCCCACCGGGCATCGGCCGCACGCTGCTGCCGATCATCGTCGAGCAGGCCGGACGCTGCATGGACTGCGGCATCCCGTTCTGCCACCACGGCTGCCCGCTGGGCAACCTCATCCCCGAGTGGAACGACCTCGTCTGGCGTGACGACTGGAAGGTGGCGGCCGAGCGACTGCACGCCACGAACAACTTCCCCGAGTTCACCGGGCGGCTGTGCCCGGCGCCGTGCGAGGCGGCCTGCGTGGTCGCCATCGCCGACGACGCCGTCACCATCAAGAACGTCGAGGTCTCCATCATCGACAAGGCGTTCGACGAGGGCTGGGTGGTGCCGCTGCCGCCAGAGCGGCTGACCGACCGCACGGTGGCCGTCATCGGCTCCGGGCCGGCCGGGCTCGCCGTCGCCCAGCAGCTGACCCGCGCCGGGCACACCGTCGCCGTCTACGAGCGGGCCGACCGCGCGGGCGGGCTGCTGCGCTACGGCATCCCCGAGTTCAAGATGGAGAAGCGCCACCTCGACCGCCGGCTCGACCAGATGCGGGCCGAGGGCACCATCTTCCGCACCGGCGTCGAGGTCGGCGCCGCCATCACCGGCAAGGAGCTGCGGGCCCGCTACGACGCCGTCGTGCTGGCCGTGGGCGCCACCGACTGGCGCGACCTCCCCATCCCGGGCCGCGAGCTGGCCGGCGTCCACCAGGCCATGGAGTACCTGCCGCAGGCCAACCGCAGCTCGCTCGGCGAGACCGTCCCGGGCCAGATCAGCGCCGAGGGCAAGCACGTCGTCATCATCGGCGGCGGCGACACCGGCGCCGACTGCCTCGGCACCGCCCACCGGCAGGGCGCGGCGTCGGTCACGCAGCTGGAGATCATGCCCGAGCCGCCCGGCACCCGGCACCCGGCCACGCCGTGGCCCACGTGGCCGCTCATGCTGCGCACGTCGAGCGCCCACGAGGAGGGCGGCGAGCGCGTCTACGCCGTCTCCACGCTGGAGTTCGCCGGCCAAGACGGCCGCGTCACGGCGCTGCGGGTGGTCGAGGTCGAGCGCACGGCGTCGGGCTTCGAACCGGTGCCCGGCTCCGAGCGCGACCTCCCGGCCGATCTCGTCCTGCTGGCCATGGGGTTCGTCGGGCCGGAGAAGTCGGCGCTGGTCGAGCAGCTCGGCGTCGACCTCGACGCGCGCGGCAACATCGTCCGGGACGACTCCTTCGAGACGACCATCCCGGGCGTCTTCGTGGCCGGCGACGCCGGGCGCGGCCAGTCGCTGATCGTGTGGGCCATCGCGGAGGGCCGTTCGGTCGCCGCGGCGGTCGACCGGAAGCTGACCGGGGTCGACCGCCTGCCGTCCCCGGTCTCGCCCACCGACCGTCCGCTCGCAGTGTGAGCCCGAGAATGAGTAGTGTTGGCGGACGTGCGTAGAGCGAAGATTGTTTGCACTCTTGGTCCAGCGACCGACTCGCCGGAGCGGCTGCGGGAACTGATCGACGTCGGCATGGACGTCGCGCGGTTCAACCTCAGTCACGGGAGCCACGCGGAGCACGAGGAACGGTACCTGCGGGTGCGCAAGGCGGCCACCGAGGCCGAGCGCAACGTCGGCGTCCTCGTCGACCTCCAGGGCCCGAAGATCCGGCTCGGCGAGTTCGCCGGCGGCTCGGCCGAACTGGAGGTCGGCCAGACGTTCGTCATCACGGTCGAGGACGTCGACGGCACCGCCGAGCGGGCGTCCACGACGTACAAGGGGCTGCCCGGCGACGTCGAGGCCGGCGACGCCGTGCTCATCGACGACGGCCGGCTCGCGCTCGAGGTCACCGAGGTCACCGACACCGACGTCGTCACCACCGTGGTCATCGGCGGCAAGGTCTCCAACCACAAGGGTCTCAACCTGCCCGGCACCGCCGTCAGCGTGCCGGCGCTGTCCGAGAAGGACATCGACGACCTGCGGTGGGGGCTGCGCATCGGCGCCGACATGATCGCGCTGTCGTTCGTCCGGTCCGCGGCCGACGTCGACGACGTCCACCGCATCATGGCCGAAGAGGGCGTCCGGCTGCCGGTCATCGCGAAGGTCGAGAAGCCCCAGGCGGTCGAGAACCTCGCCGAGATCGTCGACGCGTTCGACGGCGTCATGGTCGCCCGCGGCGACCTCGGCGTCGAGCTGCCGCTATGGGACGTCCCGCTGGTGCAGAAGCGCGCCGTCGAGCTGTGCCGGCGGCGGGCCAAGCCGGTCATCGTCGCGACCCAGATGCTCGACTCCATGATCACCAACCCGCGGCCCACCCGGGCCGAGACCTCCGACGTCGCCAACGCCGTCCTCGACGGCGCCGACGCCGTCATGCTGTCCGGCGAGACCAGCGTCGGCGCCTATCCCATCGAGACCGTCACCACCATGGCGAAGATCGTCGAGACGGTCGAGGAGCACGGGCTCGAGCGCATCCCGCCGCTGGGCACCAAGCCGCGCACCAAGGGCGGCGCCATCACCAAGGCCGCGGTCGAGACCGGTGTCCTGCTGGGCGCGAAGTACCTGGTCGCGTTCACGCAGAGCGGCGACTCCGCCCGCCGCATGGCCCGGCTGCGCCCCGGCATCCCGCTGCTGGCGTTCAGCCCGCTGAGCGCCACCCGGCACCAGCTGGCGCTGTCGTGGGGCATCGAGGCGTTCACCGCCGAGCACGTCGACCACACCGACGAGATGGTCAAGCAGGTCGACCGCATGCTGCTCGAGCAGGAGCGGTGCCGTCGCGGCGACCTCGTCATCATCGTCGCGGGGTCCCCGCCCGGCATCCCCGGCTCCACCAACGCCATGCGGGTGCACCGCATCGGCGACGCCGTGGGCAAGGTCGCCCCGGCCTACCACTGAGTGGTCGCTGCCGCCGGCCGGCGCTCAGGCGTTGGCCGGCTGCAGCACCTCGTCGAGTTGCCCGTCCTTGGCCGACTCGACGATGAGCCGGAACTGCGCGAGGCTCATCTGCACCCGCTGGCCGAAATCGTCGGTGATGACCACGCGGCGCTCGGGCGGGGCGTTCTGATCGAGGAACAGCTCCGGACAGCCGCAGTCGCAGTTGCCGCAGAACGTCGCGATGTGCTGGAGACGGTCCATGGGCGGCCTCGTTTCTCGCGTTCGGAAAGTGCAGCTGCTCCTTTTTGACGATAACCGAACGGGCCGGTCGGCGCACCTCTTGTTCGCCATTGTGGCGACGAGTAGAATCACGCGGAATTCCGTCCGGGTTCGCCCGGGGTTAGGGTGATCCGTGACCATCGGACAGTCGCTGGCGTCGTTCGCCGTCGTGGCCGCGCTGCTCACCGTCATTCCCGGGCTCGACACCGCGCTGGTGCTGCGGGCCGCCGTGAGCCGCGGCCGCGGGCACGCCGTCGCGGCCGCGCTGGGCATCGGCGCCGGTTGCCTGGCGTGGGGTGTCGCGGCGGCGGTGGGCGCGTCGGCGCTGCTGGTGGCGTCGGAGACGGCGTACCGGGTGCTGACGCTGGCCGGTGCGGTCTACCTCGTCGGGCTGGGTGCGCACCTGTTGTGGAAGAGCCTGCGCCGGCGTGGCGACGCGTTGCCGGAAGCGGCGCCGGCGCCGGGGTCGCTGTGGGCGTCGTGGCTGACCGGACTCGGGACGAACATCCTGAATCCGAAGATCGGCGTCTTCTATGTGGCGACCATTCCGCAGTTCATTCCCGACGGCACGTCGCCGCTGCTGATGGGAATAGCACTGGCGATCGTGCACAACGTCATCGGAATGCTCTGGTTTGCGTGCGTCATCGGTGGCGCCGGATTCATGGTGCGGGCACTGGGCCGGTCCCGGTTCGCCCGCGTGGCCGACCGCGTGACCGGTGTCGTACTGGTCGGTTTCGGGGTGCGGCTGGCGTTGCAGCACCGCTGAGCCCGTCGCCCGGCCTACTCGGACGGCGTGTAGCGCTGCTCCGGCTCGAATTCGGGCCGGGCGTCGTGGTCGAGCTCGAGGTGGACGGCGCTCTGGAGGTCGGTCAGCACGACGACGCTGCTGCCGTCCTTCGGCACGCGGTCGGGTGAGCTGCGCATGCGGGCCCGCACCTCGTGGCGGCCGGCCGGCGAGTCGTAGCTGACGGTGACGTCGAGCTCGGGGTCGTTGTGCAGCCAGACGCGGACGTCGCCGAGCCGGAGCCGTCCCGCGTACCGGTGGCCGTCGCGCCGGAGCCGCTCGATGCGCTGCTGGCGCTCGCGGGCATGGCGCAGGGCGGACGGAAGCCGCGCCACCACCGTCAGGCCCCAGAGCGCAGCCAGCGCCGCGACGACCGCCGAGATGAGCGCCGCCTCGGTGCCGGGCACGCCGTCGAGCGCCTGGCGCACGCCCTCGGCCCGGTCGGGACCGACGGCGACGGCGGCCCCGGCGCCAGCTCCCGCGACCACACCGGCCAGCAGCGGGGCGCGGCAGTACAGCCAGGCCGCCCGGCGCTGGCCGAACCGGTCGCGCGCGTCTTCGCCGAGGCCGACCGCGAGGAGCAGGGCCAGGTAGCCGAGGACGAGCAGGCCGCCGATCAGCCAGCCCGGGGCGACACCGACGGCACAGCCGGCGGACGTCGCGGAACACAGCGACACCGAGCCGAGCAGCGTCACCGCGGCCCAGGCCACGAACGTCAGCAGCGCCGAGACCAGCAGTCGCGGGGTGATGCGTCCCGGCGCCCGGCCCGGTGCGAGCCCGGTGATCCGGGACCCCTTGTCGGCGACCGAGAACACGGGCCGGTGCTCCCACCAGTCGGTGGAGTCGACGTCCCGGGGCGCCACAGCGTCTGTCATGACCACCTCTCCTGATCTGTCGGACCCATCCTCGACGCAGGGGCGTCGCGGCGCCAGAGCCGGCCCGGCTAGGTTGGTCCGGTGAGAGTCGCCACCTGGAACGTCAACTCCGTCAAGCAGCGACTGCCGCGGCTGCTGCCCTGGCTCGACCAGCGCCGCCCCGACGTCGTCTGCCTGCAGGAGACCAAGCTCGCCGACGACCTCATCGAGGACCTCCTCGGCGCCGAGCTCGAGAAGCGCGGCTACCAGGCGGCCTACCACGGTGAGGCGCGCTGGAACGGCGTCGCGCTGTTCTCCCGGGTGGGCCTCGACGACGTCGTCACCGGGCTGCCGGGCGGGCCCGGCTTCCCGCACCAGGAGGCCCGCGCCGTCTCCGCGACCTGCGGGGGAGTGCGGGTGCACTCGGTGTACGTGCCCAACGGCCGCGAGCCCGGCTCCGAGCACTACGCGTACAAGCTGGAGTGGCTGGCGGCGCTGCGCGCCCAGGTCGCGGCCGGCCCGGACGCCGTCATGGTGTGCGGCGACATGAACATCGCGCCCGCCGACGCCGACGTCTTCGACCCCGACGCCTACGTCGGCCAGACGCACGTCACCGAGCCCGAGCGGGCCGCCCTGGCCGACCTCCAGTCGGCCGGCCTGCACGACGTCGTCCGCGACCGCTGGCCGTCCGAGCGGGTGTTCACCTACTGGGACTACCGCGCCGGCATGTTCCACAAGGACCTCGGCATGCGCATCGACCTCGTGCTGGCCGGCGGGCCGGTCGCCGAGCGGGTGGCGGCCGCCTGGGTCGACCGGCACGCCCGCAAGGGCACCGGCCCCAGCGACCACGCGCCGGTCGTCGTCGACCTCGACGACGCCCCCGACGGCGACATCGGACCGGTCGTCCCGCCGCCGTCGGCCGCCGCGCCCCGGCGCGGGTCGGTGAAGCTGCCGCAGTCGAAGTGACGGCGCCGCCCGGCCCGTTCAGCGACCCGGACGGATCTTGCCAGATCGGTTGACATCGGCCGGGAAATGCGAGGAGATGGAATTCTCACAACGGCCGGGTTCGTCTCGTCGCCCGGCCCGGGAGCCCGTGGTCAAACAGCGTGCCACCTGCTTCGTCAGCGAAGGGGTGTGCGCATGCCGACTCGAACCTCGTCCAATCCGTCCCCCGGCCACGCGCGGCTGCGTCCCGACCGGCAGGACCGATTGCGGGCGCGACGCGAGCACGACGACCTCACCAACGACCTCCTCCGCCGGGCCGCCCGGCTGTCCGGCCGTGCCCGCCAGCGCGCCCTCGACGACGTCGTCGTCCGGAACCTCGGGCTGGCCGAGGCGATCAGCCGCCGCTACGCGGGGCGTGGCATCGACGCCGAGGACCTGCACCAGGTCGCCAGCGCCGGTCTCGTCGCCGCCGCCCAGCGGTTCGACGCCGACCGCGGCGACGACTTCCTCTCGTTCGCCGTCCCGACCATCGTCGGCGAGGTGAAGCGGTACTTCCGTGACCACGGCTGGTCGGTGCGCCCGCCCCGCCGCGTCCAGGAGCTCCGCGCGTCGATGGCCGCCGCGGCAGACGAGCTGTCGCAGTCCCGCGGGACCCTGCCGACGCCCGCCGAACTGGCCGCCCACCTCGGCGCCGACCTCCCCGACGTGCTCGAGGCGGGCCGCGCCGCCGAGTGCTACGCCGCCGTCTCGCTCGACCACCCCACCACCGACCCCGGCGGCGACGGCGCCACCCTCGGCGACCTCCTCGGCGAGCCGGAGGGCGGCTACGCCCGCACCGAGGCCGTCGCCACCCTCGCGGCCGCCTGCCGCACCCTCTCGCCGCGCGACGGGCGCGTGCTCTACCTGCGCTACTTCCGCGGCCTCACCCAGCAGGAGATCGGCGACGAGCTCGGCGTCACGCAGATGCAGGTGTCGCGGCTGCTGATCCGCATCCTGCGGCGGCTGCGCACGACCATCGGCGAGCTGGAGCCCGAGCCGGTCGGCGCCGGACCCGGCCACTAGGACGCGGCGGCCAGCCGGACGCGGCGGCCAGTCGGGCGCGGCGGCCAGTCGGGCGCGGCGCCGGTTCGGTTCCTGGTCCGGTGCGGTCAGTGCACCGGCATGCCCGTCATCGCCGGCTTGCCGGCCGGGACCAGCAGCCACGCGACCACGCCCGCCACCACGGCGGCGCCGGCCCCGGCCGCGAACGCCCCGGTGAACCCGTCGGTGCCGGTCGCGCCGGGCGCGAGGTCCGCCGCGGCGATGCTCGACGCCAGCGCCACGCCCAGCGCGGCGCCGAACTCGTGGAACGTGTTCACCAGCCCGGACGTGAGCCCCGCCTCGTGGTGGTCGACGTGGGCGAGGGCGGTCGTGGTGGCGGTGACGAACCCGCCGCCGAGGCCGGCCGTGGCGATGCTCATGCCGGTCACCAGCAGCGCCGTGTCCACGCTCCCGCCGTCGCGCGTCGTGGCGACGGACGCCAGCGCGAGCCCGCCGGCGGCGATCGTCAGCGCGACCCCCGCCACCAGCCGCGGCCCCACCCGGCCGACCGCCTGGCCGCCGAGGTGCGCTCCCGCCGCGACCGCCACCGCGACCGGGAGGAACAGCAACCCCGTGACCAGGGCGCCGTGGCCGCGCACGTGCTGCAGGTAGAACGAGCCGAGGAAGAACGACGAGATCAGCAGCCCGGTCGCCACCAGCATGAGCACCACGCCGGTCAGCACCGGCCGCCGGGTCAGGATCCGCGGGTCGACGAGCGGAGCCCGCAGCCGCCGCTGCAGCAGCACGAAGACGACGTACAGCACGACCGCCGCCACGACCGGCACGACGGTCGACGACCCCGTCCACCCGTCGTCGCCCGCGTTGACCAGGCCGTAGATCAGCGCCGCCGTCGCCGACGTCACCAGCACCGCTCCCGGCACGTCCAGCCGCCGCGGCCGCGGGTCGCCGTGCTCGCCGTGCGCCGGGTGAGCCGCCGCGCCGGCCGTGGCGAACAGCCGCGTCAGCAGCACCACCAGCACGATGCCGACCGGCACGTTCACGTAGAAGATCCACGACCAGCCGGGCCCGGCCGTCAGCAGCCCGCCGACCAGCACGCCGGCCGCCGACCCCGCGCCGCCGAGAGCGGCCCAGACGCCGAGGGCGCGGTTGCGTTCCGGCCCGTGGAAGGTCGTCGCGACGATGGACAGCGCGGCGGGCGAGAGCAGCGCGGCGCCGACGCCCTGGACGATGCGGCCGCCGATCAGCGACTCCGCGTTCCACGCCAGCCCGCTGACCAGCGACGCCGCCGTGAACAGGGTCAGGCCGGCCAGCACGGTGCGGTGCGCGCCGAAGAGGTCGGCGAGCCGCCCGCCGAGCAGCAGCAACCCGCCGAACATCAGCGTGTACGCCGAGACGACCCAGGTCAGCGCGGTGCGCGACAGCGACAGCTCGGCGCCGATGTCGGGCAGCGCCACCGCCACCACCGTCACGTCGAGCACCAGCATGAACTGCGCCACCCCGAGCAGCGCCAGCAGCCGCCACCGACCGGCGGCGGACGGATTCGCGGTCATCCCTACCCCTAACCTGAACACAGCTGTTTGACTTGTGCACCGTACACTAACTCGAACAGAGGTGTTCGACAAGATGGGAGCACGGATGCCGGTCACGACGGGCAAGCGCGCCGACGCCCAGCGCAACGTCGCCGCGATCCTGGACGCCGCGGCGGCCTGCCTGGCCCGCGATCCGGACGCGAGCGTCTCGGACATCGCCGCGGCCGCCGGGGTGGGACGGGTGACGCTCTACGGCCACTTCGGGTCGCGCACCGAACTGCTCGACGCGGCGTTCGTCCGGGCGGTGACCCGCGCGCACGACGCCCTCGACGCCGTCGACCTCACCGGCGACGCGCGCGAGGCGCTGGCCCGGCTGGTGGCGTCCAGCTGGAAGGTGATCGACGAGTCGCGGATGCTGCTGGTCGCGGCGCAGCGGGCGCTGCCGCCGGAGCGGATCCGCGAACTGCACGAGAACCCGATGCGACGGGTGCGGTCGCTGCTCGAGCGCGGCCGGGCCGCCGGCGTGTTCCGGTTCGACCTGACGGCGGACTGGCTGGTGGCGGTCTTCTACACGGTCGTCCACGGCGCGGCCGACGAGATCGGCGCCGGGCGGCTGGCCCCGGAGGCCGCGGCCGACGCGATCACCGCCACGCTGCTGGCCGCCTTCACCCCGCCCGGCCGCCCCGTCCCCGGCTGACGGCGGGCCTCAGTGCGGCGCTGAGCCGCGGACCGCCGCGAGCGCCGCCGCCCGCTCGGCAAGCTGCGGGCCGCCGATCCGGCCGGCCACGGCCGCGAACTCGTCGCTCGGACCGGTCCACTCGAGCTCGTCGACGGAGGCGCTGACCGGTGCGTCGAGCGCCACCGTCGCGATGCGCCGGAACAGCAGCGCGTCGGCGGCGTTGGCCTGCAGCGTCGCGGCCAGCTTCGCGGCGCCGCGCACGGTGACCGTCCAGTCGGCCGGGTCGGACGGGACGTGCTCCAGGTGCCGGTACTCGGCGAGGACGGCGGCGGTGGCCTTGGCACCCCACCCCGGCAGGCCCGGGAAGCCGTCGGCGCTGTCGCCGACCAGCGCGAGGTAGTCGGGGATGGACTCGGGCTCCACCCCGAACTTTGCCCGGACCCCGTCGGCGTCGAACCAGGCGTCGCGGCGGCGGTCCCACTGGACGACCTTGCCGCCGACGCACTGCGCGAGATCCTTGTCCGGCGTGCAGATGACCACCCGCCCGACCCGCTCGTCGCGCGCCGCCATCAGAGCCGCGGCCGCCATGCCGTCGTCGGCCTCGACCTCGACGAGCGGCCACACGGTGAACCCGGCCGCGGCGAGCACCTCCTCGACCACGGGGAACTGCGCCTTCAGCGCCGGGTCGACGCCCGAGCCGTCCTTGTACGTGGGCCACAGGTCGTTGCGGAACGACTCGATGACGTGGTCGGTCGCGACGCCGATGTGGGTGGCGCCCTGCTCGAGCAGCTGCAGGCAGGTCCCGACCACGCCCCGGGTCGCCCCGAGCTCGGGGTCGCGGTTGTTCGGGGCGTAGTGGTAACGGAACAGCTCGTAGGTGCCGTCCACCAGATGCACGTCGATGGTCATGGGGTCATCCTGGCAGCCCTGGCGACCAGAGCTCGAGGGAGCGCGCGGCGACCTGACGCCCGATGCGGGCGACCGCCTCGGCGGAGGGCATCGGGTCGAGTTGCCGGCCGTCCCGCAGGCGCACCGCCACTGCGTCCGCCGCCACCTCCCGCGCGCCGGCCACCACGACGTACGGGGCGAGGCGGGCGGCGTGGATGCGCGCGCCGACACTGCCCTCGTCCGCCGCGGCGACCGACACCCGCAGCCCGGCGTCCAGGCACCGGGCGGCCAGGCCGCGCGCGAACTCGTCCTGCTCCGGGCCGACCGGCACCACCATCACCTGCACGGGCGCCAGCCAGGGCGGGAACGCGCCGCCGTGCACCTCGATCAGCTGCGCGACCGCCCGCTCCAGGCTGCCGACGATGCTCCGGTGCACCATGACCGGCCGGTGCCGGCCGCCGTCGGCGCCGACGTACTCGAGGTCGAAGCGGGCCGGCTGGTGGAAGTCGATCTGGACGGTCGACAGGGTCGACTCGCGGCCGGCGGCGTCGGCGATCTGCACGTCGACCTTGGGGCCGTAGAACGCCGCCTCGCCCTCCTCGGACTCGTACGACAGGCCGGCCGCGGCCAGCGCCTCGACCAGCAGCGCCGCCGACCGTTCCCAGTCCGGCGGCGCGCCCGCGTACTTGCCGCCGGCGTCGGGCAGCGAGAGCCGCACCCGCACCGGTTCGATCCCCATCGCCGCGTGGGCGGAGCGGATCAGCGCCAGCGCGGCGGCCGCCTCCTCCGCGGCCGACGAGACCGGGCAGAAGACGTGCGCGTCGTTGAGCTGGATGGCCCGCACCCGGGTCAGCCCGCCGAGCACGCCGGACGGCTCGGAGCGGTACATGCCGCCGAGCTCGGCCAGTCGCAGCGGCAGCTCACGGTACGAGCGCCCGCGCGAGCGGTAGATGAGCGCGTGGTGCGGGCAGAGGCTGGGCCGCAGCACCAGTTCCTCGCCGCCGACGGGCATCGGCGGGAACATGTCGTCGCGGTAGTGCGACCAGTGGCCGGAGAGCTCGTACAGCTCGCGCTTGCCGAGGACGGGGGAGTGGACGTGCTGGTAGCCGGCCCGCTGCTCGATGGCGTGGACGTACTGCTCGAGCGCGTGGCGGACGGCGGCGCCGGCGGGCAGCCAGTACGGCAGGCCGGCGCCGATCAGCGGGTCGGAGCCGAACAGCTCCAGCTCGCGGCCGAGTTTGCGGTGGTCGGGCATGGTGGTCTCCCTGGGAAGGGGGACGAGTGACCGCGGTGGCGCTACCCGGGGCACTCGCCCCGGGCGGTCGAACAGGATCAGCGCGCCGGGACGGTGTCCGGCGTCGTCGTCGCAAAGGCGCGCTGCATGGCGCCGAAGGTACCATCCGGCTGACGGCGGCCGCGCGCGATTTTCCGCCCCTCCAGCAAATCCTACTGAGTTGATAGGATTAGCGAACCGACCCGGACCGAGGAGGCCGCCATGCCGGCTGAGCAGCACGATCGCCCCGTCGACCTGGTGGTGCTGACGGCGGGGACGGCGCCGTCGTCGCGCATCCGGGCGGTCGCGGCGGCGTTCGCGGTCGAGCTGGCCGGCCGGCTGCCGCAGCCGCCGGTCTGGCGCGACGTCGTCGACCTGACGGCGCACGTGCCCGACCTCGCCGGCGTGCCGTCGGCCGGGGTCGCGGAGCTGGTCGACACCGTCCTGACGGCCGACGTCGTGGTGCTGGCGACGCCGGTCAGCCGCGCGTCGTTCACCGGCGTGCTCAAGCTCTTCCTCGACCGCCTGCCCGACGCCGCGCTCGCCGGCGCCGTCGTCGTCCCGGTGACGCTCTCGCGCGACCCGGCCGAGCGGCACGCCGCCGACCGTCAGCTGCGCCCCGTCCTCGACAGCCTCGGCGCCGCGCTGCCGGTCGCGTCGTTCGTCGTCGACGAGACCGAGCTGGCCGACGTCGCGGCGCTGGCCGACGCGTGGGCGCGGCGGCACGCCGGGCTGGTGGCGGCCGCGGTGACCGAGCTCAGGCGGCCGTCCGCTCGCTGCGATACCGGCCCGGCGGCCGGGCGTACTCGCGCTTGAACGCGGCCGCGAACGCGAACTCCGACGTGTAGCCGACCCGCCGGGCGACGGCGCCGACGGGGAGATCGGTCTCGGCCAGCAGCCGCGCCGCCGTCGTCATGCGCCACCAGGTCAGGTACGTCAGCGGCGCGCTGCCGACCAGCGCGCTGAACCGGCGCGCGAATGCGGCCCGCGACAACCCGGCCACCGCGCCCAGCGACTCGACCGTCCACGGCCGCTCTGGGCTCTCGTGCATGGCGGCCAGCGCGGCGGCGACCGAGCCGTCGGTCAGCGCCGTGCCCCACCCGCCGTCGTGCGCGCCGGCGCAGGTCTCGTCGCTGAACCAGGCCCGCAGCACGTACAGCAGCAGCGCGTCGAGCAGCGCCGGCACGACGGCGTCGGACCCGGCGGCCGGCGCGTCGACCTCGCGCCCGAGCAGGTCGACGGCCGCGCGCAGCGACGGGTGCCGGCCCAGCCGGTTCGGCAGCAGGACGACGTCGGGCAGCGTGGCCAGCATGGGGTGCGGGCGGTCGTGGTCGACGAGGTACTGGCCGCACAGCACGACGAGCTCGGGCGCCGCCGCCGCGGTGCCCGCCGTGAGCACCCGGTGCCCGGGATCGCCCGCGCACAGCTCCACCAGCGGCGTCGACGGCGCCGAGGCCAGCCCGTGCCCGGTGCCGTGCGGGAACAGGACGACGTCGCCGGCGCTCAGCGCGACCGGGTCGCCGGACTCCGGCCGCAGCCAGCCCGACCCCTGCAGCACGACGTGGAAGGCGGCGCCGCGCACCGGCGGGTACCGCCAGCCCCACGTGCCGGCCGCGCGCAGCAGGAACGACCGCGGCCGCCCGGTACGCATGACGGCGACGACCTGGCTCAACGGGTCCACGTCACTCACCCTACGGCGATCGTCTCGCCCACCGGCCGGCCGCGAGACGATCGCGCAGGACGGCGAGACGACCACCCATGGCCGCGCCGGGCTGACGTTCCTAGCGTCGGTGACATGACACGCATCGCGATCATCATCGGCAGCACCCGGC
This window harbors:
- a CDS encoding MFS transporter, with amino-acid sequence MTANPSAAGRWRLLALLGVAQFMLVLDVTVVAVALPDIGAELSLSRTALTWVVSAYTLMFGGLLLLGGRLADLFGAHRTVLAGLTLFTAASLVSGLAWNAESLIGGRIVQGVGAALLSPAALSIVATTFHGPERNRALGVWAALGGAGSAAGVLVGGLLTAGPGWSWIFYVNVPVGIVLVVLLTRLFATAGAAAHPAHGEHGDPRPRRLDVPGAVLVTSATAALIYGLVNAGDDGWTGSSTVVPVVAAVVLYVVFVLLQRRLRAPLVDPRILTRRPVLTGVVLMLVATGLLISSFFLGSFYLQHVRGHGALVTGLLFLPVAVAVAAGAHLGGQAVGRVGPRLVAGVALTIAAGGLALASVATTRDGGSVDTALLVTGMSIATAGLGGGFVTATTTALAHVDHHEAGLTSGLVNTFHEFGAALGVALASSIAAADLAPGATGTDGFTGAFAAGAGAAVVAGVVAWLLVPAGKPAMTGMPVH
- a CDS encoding TetR/AcrR family transcriptional regulator; translation: MPVTTGKRADAQRNVAAILDAAAACLARDPDASVSDIAAAAGVGRVTLYGHFGSRTELLDAAFVRAVTRAHDALDAVDLTGDAREALARLVASSWKVIDESRMLLVAAQRALPPERIRELHENPMRRVRSLLERGRAAGVFRFDLTADWLVAVFYTVVHGAADEIGAGRLAPEAAADAITATLLAAFTPPGRPVPG
- a CDS encoding 5'-3' exonuclease — its product is MTIDVHLVDGTYELFRYHYAPNNRDPELGATRGVVGTCLQLLEQGATHIGVATDHVIESFRNDLWPTYKDGSGVDPALKAQFPVVEEVLAAAGFTVWPLVEVEADDGMAAAALMAARDERVGRVVICTPDKDLAQCVGGKVVQWDRRRDAWFDADGVRAKFGVEPESIPDYLALVGDSADGFPGLPGWGAKATAAVLAEYRHLEHVPSDPADWTVTVRGAAKLAATLQANAADALLFRRIATVALDAPVSASVDELEWTGPSDEFAAVAGRIGGPQLAERAAALAAVRGSAPH
- the thrS gene encoding threonine--tRNA ligase gives rise to the protein MPDHRKLGRELELFGSDPLIGAGLPYWLPAGAAVRHALEQYVHAIEQRAGYQHVHSPVLGKRELYELSGHWSHYRDDMFPPMPVGGEELVLRPSLCPHHALIYRSRGRSYRELPLRLAELGGMYRSEPSGVLGGLTRVRAIQLNDAHVFCPVSSAAEEAAAALALIRSAHAAMGIEPVRVRLSLPDAGGKYAGAPPDWERSAALLVEALAAAGLSYESEEGEAAFYGPKVDVQIADAAGRESTLSTVQIDFHQPARFDLEYVGADGGRHRPVMVHRSIVGSLERAVAQLIEVHGGAFPPWLAPVQVMVVPVGPEQDEFARGLAARCLDAGLRVSVAAADEGSVGARIHAARLAPYVVVAGAREVAADAVAVRLRDGRQLDPMPSAEAVARIGRQVAARSLELWSPGLPG
- a CDS encoding NADPH-dependent FMN reductase, whose translation is MPAEQHDRPVDLVVLTAGTAPSSRIRAVAAAFAVELAGRLPQPPVWRDVVDLTAHVPDLAGVPSAGVAELVDTVLTADVVVLATPVSRASFTGVLKLFLDRLPDAALAGAVVVPVTLSRDPAERHAADRQLRPVLDSLGAALPVASFVVDETELADVAALADAWARRHAGLVAAAVTELRRPSARCDTGPAAGRTRA
- a CDS encoding AraC family transcriptional regulator — encoded protein: MDPLSQVVAVMRTGRPRSFLLRAAGTWGWRYPPVRGAAFHVVLQGSGWLRPESGDPVALSAGDVVLFPHGTGHGLASAPSTPLVELCAGDPGHRVLTAGTAAAAPELVVLCGQYLVDHDRPHPMLATLPDVVLLPNRLGRHPSLRAAVDLLGREVDAPAAGSDAVVPALLDALLLYVLRAWFSDETCAGAHDGGWGTALTDGSVAAALAAMHESPERPWTVESLGAVAGLSRAAFARRFSALVGSAPLTYLTWWRMTTAARLLAETDLPVGAVARRVGYTSEFAFAAAFKREYARPPGRYRSERTAA